Proteins encoded together in one Dermacentor variabilis isolate Ectoservices chromosome 2, ASM5094787v1, whole genome shotgun sequence window:
- the mRpS30 gene encoding mitochondrial ribosomal protein S30, producing MATKILANRCILGCARNLRFTSYYPKLLNPDIESEYAYTEEPKYPPILDISRQATKRREREEWRDSIKAMPTVQQKLQTMAETGQQYCYVVNPDILYYNCLPAYQYATRTHLIEGLPDSYEKIDVEDAYARLKPYLVDAIATELEMYESGGKFRAKSFESLKQNKVIASVLSVLLRGLAKDTPHLQTSQVDFKPRCDAFWEHGRYYPSQRRRFRNQETIHMKLQFMDKPDAQVRITEPLPAIVSLDDPLVCSQEVPDFPYHPSYMKFKWKRKYQTSLPGTWPLHECNFPLLTIRQRSVLTGHHSSPFKTPEEVQDATNAAAILAGFGWLNGVATQLGFTIYHDPTYPLVSHIVNTDGQHWTFAVYQLNTLRFHEDYYESNPLRNLCWSSGNLRLFEAYENGELKGIDDNVFKLLLRFMLRQPKVPEGVELRPYLGVDTRLEEERQEQLQYWMRTYDCRFVLREAIAKEVPMWVKIYKWHKDAPPTPHIKLK from the exons ATGGCGACCAAAATACTAGCGAACCGGTGCATTTTAGGATGCGCCCGAAATTTGCGGTTCACGAGTTACTATCCCAAGCTCCTTAACCCGGACATAGAATCAGAGTACGCGTACACTGAAGAACCCAAGTACCCGCCGATCTTGGATATTTCTAGACAGGCCACCAAGAGGCGCGAGAGAGAAGAATGGCGAGACAGCATCAAGGCGATGCCCACTGTTCAGCAAAAACTGCAGACGATGGCCGAGACGGGCCAGCAGTACTGTTACGTGGTGAACCCGGATATCTTGTACTACAACTGCCTCCCTGCGTACCAGTACGCGACGCGCACGCACCTCATAGAAGGGCTGCCCGACTCTTACGAGAAAATAGACGTCGAGGACGCGTACGCGCGGCTCAAGCCGTACCTCGTCGATGCCATCGCCACAGAGCTGGAGATGTACGAGAGCGGCGGTAAATTCAGAGCTAAATCTTTCGAGTCACTCAAGCAGAATAAAGTTATCGCAAGCGTTTTGTCGGTGCTTCTGAGAGGCCTTGCCAAGGACACGCCTCACCTTCAGACCTCGCAG GTGGACTTCAAACCACGTTGCGATGCCTTTTGGGAGCACGGCCGATACTACCCCAGCCAGAGGAGACGGTTCAGAAACCAGGAAACCATCCACATGAAATTGCAGTTCATGGATAAACCTGATGCTCAAGTCAGAATTACTGAGCCACTTCCTGCC ATAGTGAGCCTGGATGACCCACTTGTATGCAGCCAAGAAGTTCCAGATTTTCCCTACCATCCATCTTATATGAAGTTCAAGTGGAAAAGGAAGTATCAGACTAGTTTGCCTg GTACTTGGCCACTCCACGAGTGCAATTTTCCTTTGCTCACCATACGGCAACGCAGCGTGCTGACTGGCCACCACAGCTCTCCATTCAAAACACCTGAAGAGGTGCAGGATGCGACGAATGCTGCAGCCATACTGGCAGGCTTTGGCTGGCTGAATGGAGTGGCAACACAGCTGG GATTCACAATATATCATGACCCAACCTATCCCCTGGTCAGCCACATAGTCAACACAGATGGGCAGCACTGGACATTTGCAGTCTACCAACTAAACACACTTCGTTTCCATGAGGACTACTACGAAAGCAATCCACTCCGCAACCTCTGCTGGTCATCCGGAAATCTTCGCCTCTTTGAAGCTTACGAAAATGGAGAACTGAAAGGTATAGATGACAACGTGTTCAAGCTACTGCTTCGGTTCATGCTTCGCCAACCCAAGGTGCCTGAAGGGGTTGAGCTTCGTCCATATCTGGGTGTGGACACCCGTCTTGAAGAAGAGAGGCAAGAACAACTTCAGTATTGGATGAGGACCTACGACTGCCGCTTTGTGCTGAGAGAGGCTATTGCTAAAGAAGTGCCGATGTGGGTCAAGATCTACAAGTGGCACAAAGACGCTCCACCCACACCTCACATCAAGCTGAAGTAA